A genomic window from Candidatus Andeanibacterium colombiense includes:
- a CDS encoding ABC transporter ATP-binding protein: MTLLAAENVTVRRGGRAIVDDVSLTLESGSFVGLLGPNGAGKSTLMSVLVGLLQPDEGMVSLDGMPIKDMDRRTLARARSYLPQNPRAEWPISVERLIALGLTPQLPVFGGLSDAMQERVDAVIDQFDMQQHREQPVTTLSGGELARAMLARALVGEPELLLADEPLAGLDPRHALDSVRRLRALADGGKLVAASIHELTLAARYTTHVAVLLEGELVAFGPTATTLNSRLLAEVFEVDACVTGAGTPTAMVDFVAAPAAGTDLR, from the coding sequence ATGACCCTGCTTGCAGCCGAGAATGTCACTGTGCGCCGCGGAGGGCGCGCGATTGTCGACGATGTGTCACTGACCCTCGAAAGCGGCAGCTTCGTCGGCCTGCTCGGCCCCAACGGCGCGGGCAAGTCAACGCTGATGTCGGTGCTGGTCGGATTGCTCCAGCCGGATGAAGGGATGGTATCGCTCGACGGAATGCCGATCAAGGACATGGACCGCCGGACACTCGCCCGCGCGCGCTCCTATCTCCCGCAAAACCCGCGCGCCGAATGGCCGATCTCCGTCGAGCGGCTGATCGCGCTGGGCCTCACGCCGCAGCTGCCGGTGTTCGGCGGGTTGTCGGACGCGATGCAGGAACGGGTCGATGCGGTGATCGACCAGTTCGACATGCAGCAGCACCGCGAGCAACCGGTCACGACGCTCTCGGGCGGCGAACTGGCGCGGGCCATGCTCGCGCGGGCGCTGGTCGGCGAACCGGAGCTGCTGCTGGCCGACGAACCCCTCGCGGGCCTCGACCCCCGCCACGCGCTCGACAGCGTCCGGCGGCTGCGGGCGCTTGCCGATGGCGGCAAGCTGGTGGCCGCTTCGATCCACGAACTGACGCTTGCGGCGCGCTACACCACCCATGTCGCGGTACTGCTCGAAGGCGAGCTGGTCGCGTTCGGCCCGACCGCGACTACATTGAACTCGAGGCTGCTGGCCGAAGTGTTCGAGGTCGATGCCTGCGTCACCGGAGCAGGAACACCGACCGCGATGGTGGATTTCGTCGCCGCTCCGGCGGCCGGCACCGATCTCCGCTAG
- a CDS encoding iron ABC transporter permease, with protein MVRRFSWPLTGAILLALCILLSLGTGRVWLNPAVLFDGIFQPKPNLSWLILSDLRLPRTVLGLLVGATMGLSGAVLQGLLRNPLAEPGLLGVSAGAALGAVIAIYFGMSAAFFLATPLMGIAGALVAATLTLQLGRGSTLTMILAGAAVSGMMGAGLNLALNFAPNPYAAYEMTTWLLGSLADRDWDQTLLALPFILAGWICLIATVRDLDALTLGEAQAESLGVDLRRTRFLALAGTALAVGAATAVTGAVSFIGLMAPHIVRPFVGHQPSKVLLPSALFGAILLVFADVATKIIPTSQELKLGVLTSMVGTPFFFWLVGRLRKMSP; from the coding sequence ATGGTAAGGCGGTTCTCCTGGCCGCTGACGGGGGCGATCCTGCTGGCCCTGTGCATCCTGCTGTCGCTTGGCACGGGCCGCGTGTGGCTGAACCCGGCGGTGCTGTTCGACGGCATCTTCCAGCCCAAGCCGAACTTGTCCTGGCTGATCCTGTCCGACCTGCGGCTTCCGCGCACCGTCCTCGGCCTGCTGGTCGGCGCGACCATGGGCCTGTCCGGCGCGGTGCTGCAGGGCCTGCTGCGCAATCCTCTGGCCGAACCCGGTCTGCTCGGCGTGTCGGCGGGGGCGGCCCTCGGCGCGGTGATCGCGATCTACTTCGGGATGAGCGCGGCGTTCTTCCTCGCCACCCCGCTGATGGGCATCGCCGGCGCGCTGGTCGCCGCGACGCTGACGCTGCAACTCGGGCGCGGCAGCACGCTGACGATGATCCTTGCCGGCGCGGCGGTGTCGGGCATGATGGGGGCAGGGCTCAATCTCGCGCTGAACTTCGCGCCCAATCCCTATGCGGCCTACGAGATGACCACCTGGCTGCTCGGCTCGCTGGCAGATCGCGACTGGGACCAGACGCTGCTCGCGCTGCCCTTCATCCTCGCCGGCTGGATTTGCCTGATCGCGACAGTGCGCGACCTCGACGCGCTGACCCTGGGCGAAGCGCAGGCGGAGAGCCTCGGCGTCGATCTCCGGCGGACCCGCTTTCTCGCTCTGGCGGGAACCGCGCTGGCAGTCGGCGCGGCGACGGCGGTAACCGGAGCGGTGAGCTTCATCGGGCTGATGGCGCCGCATATCGTCCGCCCCTTCGTCGGCCACCAGCCGAGCAAGGTGCTGCTGCCGTCGGCCCTGTTCGGCGCGATCCTGCTGGTGTTCGCCGATGTCGCGACCAAGATCATCCCGACCTCGCAGGAGCTGAAGCTGGGCGTTCTCACCAGCATGGTCGGCACGCCGTTCTTTTTCTGGCTGGTCGGCCGCCTCCGGAAGATGTCGCCATGA
- a CDS encoding ABC transporter substrate-binding protein, producing the protein MKRPSFRTALVAWLVLACLPLACIGAARAYHTPGHADGPDKPQRIMSANMCSDILLLMLVPKERIVSITRLAHAPVAALLPGADRGVAINHGTAEEVVRDRPDLILASPWSTATMRKLAAKVGAPVVEIDSANSFADIRRIVRQTGRLVGEPERAEVLIADMDRKLARLEATKPTRPIDVAVWNGSGSVPGEGTLTDEIIRSAGARNIAAKFPDTRYSSYSIEELLVARPDALMRGVDRYDAPSLRDSAGEHPLIRSAYRNRRVTYPDSLYTCGLPQSADAAIELREVLMKTAPGKVPW; encoded by the coding sequence ATGAAGCGACCGTCATTCCGCACCGCACTTGTGGCATGGCTGGTGCTGGCCTGCCTGCCGCTTGCCTGTATCGGCGCAGCGCGGGCCTATCATACGCCGGGACATGCCGACGGCCCGGACAAGCCGCAGCGGATCATGTCGGCCAACATGTGCTCCGACATATTGCTGTTGATGCTGGTCCCGAAAGAGCGGATCGTCTCGATCACCCGCCTCGCGCACGCTCCGGTCGCGGCTTTGCTGCCGGGCGCGGACCGCGGCGTAGCGATCAACCACGGCACCGCCGAGGAAGTGGTGCGCGACCGGCCCGACCTGATCCTCGCGAGCCCGTGGAGCACGGCGACGATGCGCAAGCTGGCCGCAAAGGTCGGCGCGCCGGTTGTCGAGATCGATTCCGCCAATAGTTTCGCCGACATCCGCCGGATCGTCCGCCAGACCGGCAGGCTGGTGGGCGAACCCGAGCGGGCCGAGGTGCTGATCGCCGACATGGACCGCAAGCTTGCCCGGCTTGAGGCCACCAAGCCCACGCGGCCTATCGATGTCGCAGTGTGGAATGGCTCCGGTTCGGTGCCCGGCGAGGGGACGCTGACTGACGAAATCATCCGCTCTGCCGGTGCCCGCAACATCGCCGCCAAGTTCCCGGACACGCGCTATTCGAGCTACAGCATCGAGGAACTGCTGGTCGCCCGGCCCGATGCGCTGATGCGCGGGGTCGATCGCTACGATGCGCCCTCGCTGCGCGACTCCGCCGGCGAGCATCCGCTGATCCGCAGCGCCTACCGCAACCGGCGCGTGACCTATCCGGATTCGCTCTACACCTGCGGCCTGCCGCAATCCGCCGATGCTGCGATCGAACTGCGCGAGGTGCTGATGAAGACCGCTCCCGGGAAAGTGCCATGGTAA
- a CDS encoding NAD(P)/FAD-dependent oxidoreductase, which produces MDGETQPVGGAEPVIRDCVVIGGGPAGLTAAIYLARFHLAVTVIDAGLSRARLIPFTRNHAGFPQGISGIDLLARMREQAVLHRTEMSDDTVLAVERDGEDFVVRTGRAAFGARAVLLATGVVNRRPAMLDDETHARAVAEGLLRYCPICDGYEVTDRRVGVLGTGQRGCDEALFLRSYTADVTLIAPGEEHELDAGQRARLADAGIVLADSCRRIALGDRQIEIGCGEETLRFDTLYPALGSDIRSQLARAVGAEVSGEGCLLVDSHQRTSVAGLYAAGDVVLGLDQISHAMGEGGVAATTIRNDLARKAPLRRGDAHGSPR; this is translated from the coding sequence ATGGACGGAGAAACTCAGCCTGTTGGCGGCGCCGAACCGGTGATCCGCGATTGCGTGGTGATCGGCGGCGGCCCGGCGGGGCTCACCGCGGCGATCTACCTCGCGCGCTTTCATCTGGCGGTGACGGTGATCGATGCCGGGCTCAGTCGGGCACGGCTGATACCGTTCACGCGCAACCACGCCGGCTTTCCGCAAGGCATATCGGGCATCGACCTGCTCGCCAGAATGCGCGAGCAGGCTGTTCTTCACCGCACGGAGATGTCCGACGATACGGTCTTGGCGGTCGAGCGGGACGGGGAGGACTTCGTGGTCCGCACCGGTCGCGCGGCGTTCGGCGCGCGGGCGGTGCTGCTGGCTACCGGGGTCGTCAACCGCCGCCCGGCAATGCTGGATGATGAGACCCATGCCCGCGCTGTGGCCGAAGGCCTGCTGCGTTATTGCCCGATCTGCGACGGCTATGAAGTGACCGACCGCCGGGTGGGCGTGCTTGGCACCGGGCAGCGCGGCTGCGATGAGGCGCTGTTCCTCCGCAGCTACACCGCCGACGTCACGCTGATCGCGCCCGGCGAAGAGCATGAGCTTGATGCGGGACAGAGAGCGCGGCTGGCGGACGCCGGAATCGTTTTGGCCGACTCCTGCCGCCGCATCGCGCTCGGCGATCGGCAGATCGAGATCGGCTGCGGCGAGGAAACGCTTCGCTTCGACACGCTCTACCCCGCACTCGGCTCCGATATTCGCTCGCAACTCGCCCGCGCGGTCGGTGCGGAGGTTTCGGGAGAAGGCTGCCTGCTCGTCGATTCCCATCAGCGTACCAGCGTGGCCGGCCTTTATGCCGCGGGCGACGTCGTCCTCGGGCTCGACCAGATCAGCCACGCGATGGGTGAAGGCGGTGTCGCGGCGACGACCATCCGCAACGATCTCGCCCGAAAGGCACCGCTGCGGCGCGGCGATGCGCACGGATCGCCCCGGTGA
- a CDS encoding FAD-binding oxidoreductase has product MIAKGSPKFAPLVDELIWSARARDLRVPAAIVQPRSAAEVAAAVRLAGEGGMKVALRGSGHNYQGAALRDGGLLVDLGGLDRIDIDAGAHRARVGAGVKGGRLIGELARHGLAFPIGHCADVALSGYLLSGGIGWNYGEWGPACASVSAIEMVTADGAALIATANDHADLFWAARGAGCAFFAAVTGYELILHDLPAVSFALEAVFDAASAPDVAQWLDTARAGVDPTTELICMVGPHHETGKPSVTLRAIASGPTGMAARNKLGPLRELPAEAKLLAAVEETELSFAELKRFSAMPSGKRVAADQSWSDRSLGDLLLAVAHLAGGVQSSSAISLTALGQAALAPGLPDDVDGALSVAGRCSAGIYALWDGAEHDARHLAWVAKADAALAPLRTGRYIAEADLFAGPERVEECFSPEAFAQLTELRKQYDPTGRFFSCLDGGLR; this is encoded by the coding sequence GTGATTGCAAAGGGGTCGCCCAAATTCGCCCCGCTGGTGGACGAACTGATCTGGAGCGCGCGCGCCCGCGATCTGCGGGTGCCCGCGGCGATCGTCCAGCCGCGCTCGGCTGCCGAAGTCGCCGCGGCGGTCCGCCTCGCGGGCGAAGGGGGAATGAAGGTCGCGCTGCGCGGCAGCGGACACAACTATCAGGGTGCCGCCTTGCGCGACGGTGGGTTGCTGGTCGATCTCGGGGGGCTCGACCGGATCGATATCGATGCGGGAGCGCACCGCGCGCGGGTGGGCGCAGGCGTCAAGGGCGGGCGTCTGATCGGGGAACTGGCCCGCCACGGACTCGCCTTCCCGATCGGCCATTGCGCCGATGTTGCGCTCAGCGGCTATCTGCTGAGCGGCGGGATCGGGTGGAACTATGGCGAATGGGGCCCTGCCTGCGCCAGCGTCTCGGCGATCGAAATGGTCACCGCGGACGGCGCGGCGTTAATCGCGACCGCCAACGATCACGCCGATCTGTTCTGGGCGGCGCGCGGTGCCGGCTGCGCCTTTTTCGCGGCGGTGACCGGCTATGAGTTGATCCTGCACGATCTGCCCGCCGTATCCTTCGCGCTCGAGGCGGTGTTCGACGCAGCGTCGGCGCCGGATGTCGCGCAGTGGCTGGACACGGCCCGCGCGGGTGTGGATCCGACGACCGAGCTGATCTGCATGGTTGGCCCGCATCACGAAACCGGAAAGCCGAGCGTTACGCTGCGGGCGATTGCCAGCGGCCCGACCGGCATGGCGGCGCGCAACAAGCTCGGCCCGTTGCGAGAGCTCCCTGCGGAAGCGAAGCTGCTCGCGGCGGTCGAGGAGACCGAGCTGTCCTTCGCTGAATTGAAGCGCTTCTCCGCGATGCCATCCGGCAAACGGGTCGCTGCGGATCAAAGCTGGAGCGACCGTTCGCTCGGCGATTTACTGCTGGCGGTCGCACATCTCGCAGGCGGCGTGCAGTCCTCGTCGGCGATCTCGCTCACCGCGCTCGGGCAGGCGGCGCTGGCCCCGGGCCTGCCCGATGACGTGGATGGCGCGTTGTCGGTGGCCGGTCGCTGCTCCGCTGGAATTTACGCCCTTTGGGACGGGGCGGAGCACGATGCCCGGCATCTCGCCTGGGTCGCGAAGGCGGACGCCGCCCTGGCGCCGCTGCGGACTGGGCGCTATATCGCGGAAGCCGACCTGTTCGCCGGTCCCGAACGGGTGGAAGAATGCTTTTCGCCCGAAGCCTTCGCGCAGCTTACCGAGCTGAGGAAGCAGTACGATCCAACCGGGCGGTTCTTTTCCTGCCTCGACGGCGGTCTGCGCTAG
- a CDS encoding cation diffusion facilitator family transporter — MTSRRAHFRENIVLYGALLANLGIAVSKFVAAAFTGSSSMLTEGVHSLVDSGNQLLLLYGQKRAKRPPDRFHPFGYGRELYFWSFVVAILIFAIGAGVSIYEGILHLREPAPLRDPTINYAVLVIAFLLEGTSWTIAVREFEKKCDTGWWQTIRESKDPAGFIVLFEDSAALLGLVLAAAGVWASDHFDRPELDGVASIAIGAVLTVVALYLAREAKGLIIGEAADPQLIERIRAALEGRPEVVAVNHIRTVHTAPASIFVAISADFADDLRMGDAERLIEEMEVQLKALSASVSSVYIRPEKRADAVLDSGATPRADQDPSAPQTFDAA; from the coding sequence GTGACCTCGCGCCGCGCTCACTTCAGGGAAAACATCGTCCTCTACGGGGCGCTGCTGGCCAATCTCGGGATCGCAGTCTCGAAGTTTGTTGCCGCCGCCTTTACCGGCTCGTCCTCGATGCTCACCGAAGGCGTGCACTCGCTGGTCGACAGCGGCAACCAGTTGCTGCTGCTCTACGGCCAGAAGCGGGCCAAGCGCCCACCCGATCGGTTTCACCCCTTCGGTTACGGCCGCGAACTCTATTTCTGGTCGTTCGTGGTCGCGATCCTGATCTTCGCGATCGGCGCCGGCGTGTCGATCTATGAGGGGATCCTCCACCTCCGCGAGCCGGCACCGCTGCGCGATCCGACGATCAATTACGCCGTGCTGGTGATCGCCTTCCTACTCGAAGGCACATCCTGGACCATTGCGGTGCGCGAATTCGAGAAGAAGTGCGACACCGGCTGGTGGCAGACGATCCGCGAGTCGAAGGACCCCGCCGGCTTCATCGTGCTGTTCGAAGACAGCGCCGCACTGCTCGGCCTGGTGCTGGCTGCGGCAGGCGTGTGGGCCAGCGACCACTTCGACCGCCCGGAGCTGGACGGCGTCGCCTCGATCGCGATCGGCGCGGTGCTGACGGTGGTCGCGCTGTATCTTGCGCGCGAGGCAAAGGGCCTGATCATCGGGGAGGCGGCTGATCCGCAACTGATCGAACGCATTCGCGCGGCGCTGGAAGGGCGGCCCGAAGTGGTCGCGGTGAATCATATCCGCACCGTCCACACCGCGCCCGCCTCGATCTTCGTCGCGATCAGCGCGGATTTCGCCGACGACCTCAGGATGGGCGATGCCGAGCGCCTGATCGAAGAGATGGAAGTGCAGCTGAAGGCGCTCTCGGCCTCGGTCTCATCCGTCTATATCCGCCCGGAAAAGCGCGCCGACGCGGTGCTGGATTCCGGGGCCACACCTCGCGCGGACCAAGATCCATCCGCACCGCAAACCTTCGATGCAGCCTAG
- a CDS encoding EAL domain-containing protein, protein MRCPTITQDESARLRALAEYGLSSERGLASLDPIVDMAALMFNCPTSAVNMIGEDRVYLVSRHGIDEFNDTRDVSFCAHAINQDGVMVVEDATLDVRFHDNPLVQDGAIVFYAGVPIVSPTGHALGALCVIDNQPHAQFSQEDRARLKELAKLVSERLELRRIEAAGEPGANRLQASAQTSPNAILAFDSNSRITAWNAAAAGMFGRSADDAIGQSVDLLIAPEDLPLVHDGIVRVLAGGSPANAATELTGLRRNGQSFPGELHWSRWLEGERMHFGAIIRDMTDKRREQDALYRLANYDTLTGLPNSNLLYRRITEALDQDRPLALVVADLERFRDINNTLGHAAGDRVLRIVAERIRQATPRADGDTAMVARIGSDEFAILLPGEGDPVRIGQIIGGINEVLSEPIVVDGQEVRIGGNFGIALAPDHGCSVEEVMASANLAVFQARSSGPGGTFLFHPRLRAEAVARRMYDAELHRAFERSEFTLFYQPLIRLADNSLAGAEALIRWRHPKRGLLAPIAFLPALENSVLAAAIGQWVLETACSQAAEWRRLAPDFRVNVNLFAAQFRDGTLPQLVSDTLSAYSLPPEALDLEITENIILDRQDAVLGQLGELREAGFSLSFDDFGTGFASLNLLRNFPVTSIKIDKSFIQVMHSSPKDRAIVLSLIDLARQLGLKVVAEGVETDQDRTFLLTHGCETGQGYLFGTPAPAALFEEQFLGGSGIAKIA, encoded by the coding sequence GTGCGCTGCCCAACCATCACACAGGATGAGTCTGCGCGCCTGCGCGCGCTGGCCGAATACGGCCTGAGCTCCGAGCGCGGTCTCGCCAGCCTCGATCCGATCGTCGATATGGCCGCGCTAATGTTCAATTGCCCGACCTCGGCGGTCAACATGATCGGCGAAGACCGCGTCTATCTGGTTTCGCGCCACGGGATCGACGAATTTAACGATACGCGCGACGTTTCCTTCTGCGCCCATGCGATCAACCAGGACGGGGTGATGGTGGTCGAGGATGCGACGCTGGACGTGCGTTTCCACGACAACCCGCTGGTCCAGGATGGCGCGATCGTATTCTATGCCGGTGTGCCTATCGTCAGCCCCACGGGCCACGCACTCGGCGCCCTGTGCGTGATCGACAATCAGCCGCACGCCCAATTCTCGCAGGAAGATCGCGCACGGCTGAAGGAACTGGCCAAACTGGTTTCCGAACGGCTCGAGCTGCGGCGGATCGAAGCGGCGGGAGAGCCCGGCGCCAATCGGTTGCAGGCCAGCGCACAAACCTCTCCCAACGCGATCCTCGCATTCGATTCCAATTCCCGGATCACCGCGTGGAATGCCGCCGCGGCCGGCATGTTCGGACGGAGCGCCGACGACGCGATCGGCCAGTCGGTCGACCTGCTGATCGCGCCGGAGGATCTGCCGCTGGTTCATGACGGGATCGTGCGCGTCCTCGCCGGCGGATCGCCAGCTAACGCGGCGACCGAGCTGACCGGGCTGCGCCGCAATGGCCAGTCGTTCCCCGGGGAGCTGCATTGGTCGCGCTGGCTCGAAGGCGAGCGGATGCATTTCGGCGCGATCATCCGCGACATGACCGACAAACGCCGGGAACAGGATGCGCTCTACCGGCTGGCCAATTACGACACGCTGACCGGGCTGCCCAACAGCAACCTGCTGTATCGCCGCATCACTGAGGCGCTCGATCAGGATCGGCCGCTGGCGCTGGTGGTGGCCGACCTCGAACGGTTTCGCGACATCAACAATACGCTTGGCCATGCAGCGGGCGACCGGGTGTTGCGGATCGTGGCCGAACGGATCCGGCAGGCCACACCGCGCGCCGATGGGGATACAGCAATGGTCGCACGGATCGGCAGCGACGAATTCGCGATCCTGCTGCCGGGCGAAGGCGATCCGGTGCGGATCGGCCAGATCATCGGCGGGATCAACGAGGTGCTTTCGGAACCGATCGTGGTCGATGGGCAGGAAGTTCGGATCGGCGGGAATTTCGGCATCGCGCTGGCACCCGATCACGGGTGCTCGGTCGAAGAGGTGATGGCCAGCGCCAACCTCGCGGTGTTCCAGGCGCGTAGCAGCGGACCGGGCGGGACATTCCTGTTCCACCCGCGGCTGCGTGCCGAGGCGGTGGCACGGCGAATGTACGATGCGGAGCTGCACCGCGCCTTCGAACGCAGCGAGTTCACACTGTTCTACCAGCCGCTCATCCGCTTGGCCGACAATTCGCTGGCGGGGGCGGAGGCGCTGATACGCTGGCGCCACCCGAAACGCGGGCTGCTCGCTCCGATCGCGTTCCTCCCGGCACTCGAAAACAGCGTGCTCGCGGCGGCGATTGGCCAGTGGGTGCTTGAGACCGCCTGCTCCCAGGCGGCCGAGTGGCGCAGGCTGGCGCCCGATTTTCGGGTCAACGTCAATTTGTTCGCCGCGCAATTTCGCGACGGCACCCTGCCGCAACTCGTCTCCGACACGCTTTCGGCCTATTCGCTCCCCCCCGAGGCGCTCGACCTCGAGATCACCGAGAACATCATCCTCGACCGTCAGGATGCGGTGCTGGGCCAACTGGGTGAATTGCGCGAAGCCGGGTTTTCTCTCTCGTTCGACGATTTCGGGACCGGCTTTGCGTCGTTGAATTTGCTGCGCAACTTCCCGGTCACCAGCATCAAGATCGACAAGAGCTTCATCCAGGTGATGCATTCCTCGCCCAAGGACCGGGCGATCGTGTTGTCGTTGATCGATCTGGCGCGGCAACTAGGGCTGAAAGTCGTCGCCGAAGGGGTCGAAACGGATCAGGATCGCACATTCCTGCTCACGCACGGCTGCGAGACGGGGCAGGGCTATCTGTTCGGCACGCCGGCGCCCGCAGCGCTGTTCGAGGAACAATTTCTCGGCGGCAGCGGGATCGCGAAGATCGCCTGA